A region of bacterium DNA encodes the following proteins:
- a CDS encoding cation:proton antiporter — MRFRIPAVSAIALVLMAAPVAWGATADGPGDSIPAVLIALAVIMVGAKLGGALAQRAAQPAVLGELLFGVMIGNLALVGLDWFEPLSHLATIHVLAEIGVIILLFEVGLESDLGQMMRVGLSSFLVATLGVVGPFLLGWGVGIWFYPEESEYMHAFLGAILTATSVGITARVLKDINKIDTDESRIILGAAVIDDVLGLLILAVVSGIIQAADAGQSMSSAAILWLIAKAVLFLTGAIVIGRMAYKPLFRVANYLRVHGMLLITSLAACFVTAFVAAKVGLAPIVGAFAAGLVLDEVHYREQPNLGRHSLEEVMEPLVFFLVPIFFVKMGMDVDLATFGRASVLGFALILTLAAIIGKQISSFGVVHRPGVRSNRWIVGLGMVPRGEVGLIFAGIGATLVYQGHKIVLPEVYSAVVIMVILTTLVTPPVLTWSFRKFHRGAAGSRS; from the coding sequence ATGCGCTTCCGCATTCCGGCCGTATCGGCAATCGCTCTGGTCCTCATGGCCGCCCCTGTCGCGTGGGGGGCGACGGCCGATGGCCCCGGGGACAGCATCCCCGCGGTGCTGATCGCGCTGGCGGTCATTATGGTCGGAGCCAAATTGGGCGGCGCGCTGGCGCAACGGGCCGCGCAGCCGGCGGTGCTGGGGGAATTGCTGTTTGGCGTGATGATCGGCAACCTAGCGCTGGTTGGGCTGGACTGGTTTGAGCCGCTGTCGCATCTGGCCACCATCCATGTGCTCGCCGAGATCGGCGTGATCATCCTCCTCTTCGAAGTGGGGCTGGAGTCGGACCTGGGTCAGATGATGCGGGTCGGGCTGTCCTCGTTCCTGGTTGCGACTCTCGGCGTGGTCGGACCCTTCCTGCTGGGCTGGGGTGTCGGAATCTGGTTCTATCCCGAGGAGTCGGAGTACATGCACGCCTTCCTCGGGGCGATCCTGACGGCGACGTCGGTGGGAATCACCGCGCGGGTGCTCAAGGACATCAACAAAATCGACACCGACGAGTCGCGCATCATTCTCGGCGCGGCGGTGATCGACGACGTGCTTGGTCTCCTCATCCTCGCGGTGGTCTCCGGGATCATCCAGGCGGCGGATGCCGGACAGTCGATGTCCTCGGCGGCAATCCTCTGGCTGATCGCGAAGGCGGTGCTGTTCCTGACCGGGGCGATCGTCATCGGACGGATGGCCTACAAGCCGCTGTTCCGCGTGGCCAACTACCTGCGGGTGCATGGCATGCTGCTCATCACGTCGCTGGCGGCCTGCTTTGTCACCGCGTTTGTCGCCGCCAAGGTCGGGCTGGCGCCGATTGTCGGCGCTTTTGCCGCCGGATTGGTGCTCGATGAAGTGCATTACCGGGAGCAGCCCAATCTCGGCCGTCACTCGCTGGAAGAGGTGATGGAGCCGCTGGTGTTCTTCCTGGTCCCGATCTTTTTCGTGAAGATGGGCATGGATGTCGATTTGGCCACCTTCGGCAGGGCGAGCGTGCTCGGATTCGCCTTGATCCTGACATTGGCGGCAATCATCGGCAAGCAGATCAGTTCATTCGGGGTGGTCCATCGTCCGGGCGTGCGCTCCAACCGTTGGATTGTCGGGCTGGGAATGGTACCGCGCGGCGAAGTGGGATTGATTTTCGCGGGCATTGGCGCCACGCTCGTCTACCAAGGGCATAAGATCGTGTTGCCCGAAGTCTATTCGGCAGTGGTGATTATGGTCATTCTCACCACGCTGGTGACGCCGCCGGTTCTGACTTGGTCCTTCCGAAAGTTTCATCGCGGAGCGGCAGGGTCCCGCTCCTAG